The segment GCTTCTACTGGAGTCCTCATTTTCATGGTCATCAGGATTTTTGAGTTTAGATAGGATTGTCCTAGACAATTTCAACTTGATCGCCATAGATGATGAAATGTTCTTGAGCAAACGTACTGGGGTTATCTTTAGTTGTGAAACCATATTCCAAGTCACGGTGAGGAGTTGTTTCACGTAACTTGAATCTACCCCAGATCGTTCTTCTTCTTGCTGATTATCGCTTTCGATCTGATCTGCAACTTCTTCAAGTACTATCTCGATCGGTCCTTCCACTTTGGGCACGATAATGTCATACAAGAAGTCTAGCAAGTGGGAATGCTCCAAGACTTCCGTAGTCTTTGGCAACTCGATCATCTTGAAAGGGGAGAGCTCTTTAGCTAATCCTATAACCATGGACAGCAGCATTTCATCAGCTAATTCAGCCGACATGTATTGAAACTTTAGCACCTTTCTCAATATAAATTGTGGAACTTGATTCTCGAGCATCACCATATCTCTGAGAATAACATGATGAGCCGATTTCCTCTTCGAATAATCAAGCAAATGAGACATTCCTGACGGGGCCCTCGATAACATCTTAGTTTCTCTGACagaataaatttgaagaaactCAAGCAAGAACGAAACATCCAAAGCCATCATCCACGCTAGCGTTTCAGCTTTAAAATCCAAGTACTTGTGGTAGCATGCCCTAATCTGTGGTTCAAGCTTTATCAACTGCTCGACAAGATTTTCAAATCTGTGGCTTTGAAGTTGATTCTGCAGTTTCTTGGCTGCTGACAGCTTATACCTCTCCATCTCATGAAGACCAGCACGCCGATAATGGTACGGGCCTAGTGAAAGTTGTTGTGGAGTATAAGAGTCGGGATCGGAAGACATTAAGGTCTTGGGGACAGTAAAAATGCACACCGGGCTTTCATCACCATCCTCTTCAAGCTCTTTCTCGAGTGCTCGTCCGATGTTAATGACCCATTGATACTCGTCGAAATCCGAATTCGAACGAGTGCATGGCATGGTGGGTTGTTGGGAAGACATGTCTGTTGATGTTGTGATGTACAGGAAACGTACGACCGCCTAGGTTTTTATACGGTTTATGAGCACCGCTTCCACAGATTTTGTGCTTATCACAATGCCTATGCAAGTTCCCTTGAATTTTCATACAAGATGAGTGTCAAAGGGAAATTCTCACGTCCACATTGGCTTTGAAAGTCAAGATGGCCTCAATTTCTATTGGCAAGCAACCACGACGGCAGCACGCAATGGGTTTATCTGTGGTACACAGATATATTCCATTCGTCTTctcttaatgattttatattaattaaaattaaactcctTTTGTATGATAAGGCTGGTGCCCTGGCAGGAAAAACCCTAAATGAAAATACACGAATTGAATAATCAAgggaaaataatataatcttaATTAGTGACGCAGGGACTTCACTGCTAAGAAAACAAGAGTAAAGGGATGAACttaacatcaataaaatatctaaaGTGAACTTGGGATTGGGTGTGGAAGCGTCCAGATCCAATTTGGGTTTGGGCGTGGACGCGTTCAGACTTAATTTCAGGTTGGGCATGGAGGTGtctaaacttttaattataataaaaataaaaataattataacacaaataatactatttttaatattaatatttttaatcataataaaaaaaataaaataaaaaatgatactatttttaatattaatacttttaatcataataaaaaaaattataacacaaataatactctttataatattaatactcttaatcataagaaaataaaaaaataatattatttttaatattaatacatttaatcataataaaaataaaaataattataacaaaaataatttttttaatattaataataattgtttttccaaattgaacaacaacaacaacaacaataacacaaatgataatatttttaacattcacactattaattataataaaaataataacataaataatattatttttgatctgaacactttgaattataagagaaaaaataatacttataaaacacattattatattaatatatgtgGTTGGGCACGAACGCGTTCAGCCCCAACTTGAGGCTAGGCGTGGACGCCTCCTCGCCCATCTTGGGGTTGGGCATGGGCGCTCAGGTTTGGGCGAGCACGTATTCAGACCCAGCTTGGGGTTAGGCGTGGACGCTTTCAGCCCCAACTTGGGTGTGGGTGTGGCTGGATGCCCCAAGTTGGGTGTGAACGTGTCCAAGCCCATTTTGGGGTTGGGCATGGACGCGTCCAGATCCAATTTGGATTTGGGCGTGGCTAGGGCCAGCCCCACCTAGGGATGGGCGTGGACGCCTCCAGGCACAACTTCGGCTCTGCAAAGATATCAAGTCTTTTACTAGGACCTAAGCGCTAGGTGGCGTTCGGGTCTAGCCTATGCAAGGGCAGTGCTGCCTATGCACCATGTGGCGCTTGGGTTTGTTCTAGTGCCACATGGTGTTTCGGCTGCCATAGCCAACTGAGCAGCCTAAGGTGTAACTGTCCTTGCGTGGGCAGCGCCAGTGCTAGGTGCCTGCTCCTAATGGCCTGCAGCTCCACCAAAACTTGTACTGACTATTTTCTCCTCAACCTTCCATTCAATACCaaatgttgtaacgatgcatctctacaaaagggtttatggagaattaccagtgttggtatgtatacggagaagtatttgttagtaagaggagaatgggagaaacggtggttgggtcaacttctagtgctagcaacgtgcatgaagcggcaaatgaTAACACTAAttcttacaggaatatggttatggatgcaatgagaatgaatcaaggtaatgtcagtcaatgtccaattataaaagaagaacctaatgtagatgcaacaaggttttttgatttgttgaaagattctgatgaaccattatgggatggttgcacgaatcacagtaaattatcggccatagcacaagtgttcaccatgaagtcagatcatgggttgagtttttgttttgagttgatttcaagtttttttttttacggttttTTATGGATACTTATGAGTTTATCAAGATGTTTAGAGTCTTTTCTAAATGGTTCGggtcaaaataaattgaaaaataggttTCAGTAATATTCTCATACTAGCTTATTTATCAACTAAAATCAAGTTCCCTCTTCTTTCCATATGATCTTAATAATGTACCATCTACACTAGTCTAATGCATCCAAAGGTATTAAACAAACTTATgtttcaatcaaaataaattgttttagacgctaagttttaaattagaaaagagaaaggaaaaaaagcaaaagcattatgttatgtgatgttttttttttaaaaatttggaagagttctttttatttatatgtcaaactaacaaaaattttgttaacttatttttaacctttctttttatgtatttttatttttttaaaaaaatatctttttcaaatgatttttgttaatttacagtaatttcatgtttttttgacacttttatttattttgtgcaagtttttataataaaataaaaacataaagagaaaaaaaattttaggtgCGAAATGAtaggtaagaaaaaaaaggaccaaTATAATAAAGGATCAAGTAATCTAATGAAAGATcagataaatgagaaaaaaaaataaaaagggatcatcttttataaaataaaaattcaagaaaaatcatagaaaaaaatcttgcacatccaagaaaagaaaagaaaagaaattaattggagattcttatataaaaatattctaatattttttagttttattttttatatatttaaactagAACCCCAATGATACAATGATTAAaattctcatataaaaaaacaaaatggaagatgcaatttaatattttgataaattataatgtaattatattttttatatttttattttattaatttttattgacttGTTTTTGAAGTGTTATTAGAGTGTTGATAGTGAAATAAAGTTTTAGTAGGGTACTACATGGATTATGAGATTTAGAaaggttattttatattatttatagattggcgtacttataaaaaaaaataaaaatcaagattaaaataacaaagattTAAGCAAGTCAATAACCTGCCGTATATGAATATACTAGATTATTTtatggtctttattctttttaattatattattaatgctacttaatttataagtttttttttattatgatatataGAATGATATCAGAGTTTTTAtactattcaaataaaaaaaatagaattggaacaaattgaaattttgagaGTAAGATATGaatatagttttgattttgtgatATGATGAgagttttttagataaatatatGGTATGATGCAGATGTATTAAGGAAAGTCTTGATaatattcataattttaattatatattaatttctataatataatatagattttttttaaatttcttttaatgtatatatatacagaggatgtgcttttaaaattatttaaaaagaatatttaaattgtatttGGATAGCATTCTAGTGAACAAGAATATGTTTAATTGGagggagaaaaatataaaaataaatctatttcttgaaaaattttaaagtaaatttttatatttttaaaataaaaaaaatataaactcccTCTATTCTAACTATTTGTCTCTTcttatttaagataataaaatataacacTCAGTTGacgtggaaaaaaaatacatgtatcaaggttttcttaagttatttttataaccTATCCtctatctttatatataatataacataAGCTTTTATCTTAGCAACAATTAAAAACTGTCGCTGGTTTCTTTCTTagattctatttgttttttttttgtttaaaattaatattttttttggtgttttaaaatcattttgatgcattaatatcaaaaataattttttaaaaataaaaaaatattattttaatacattttaaaatgaaaaatactttaaaaaacaaccacaactatattttcaaaaataatcttGCTTCATTAAatgtaaaacaataatttacaataacaatagtaaaattatattatcctaaattaagctatttaaaaagtaaataaactaactattattacaaaaatatcaacAGTTTTACTTTCTATCAAAGTGGATATAtagtaaaacatttttaaataatacttttGAGTAATAGCTCTGTAACTTTTTTAGCCTTTGATAAATTGACGAAATGTCTCTGTGAAAAATTTATTCACTAGAAAGAGAGAGCGCATCGGATTCAACAGCAGAGATCAAGAAAGGGGGGCGCTCCTAGATTTGAAATAAGCTTTagcaataattaatatttaaattatgaataatggtaaacaataataataaaaaaataacacctaAAACAAGGTTATCAATTCCGTTTTggtaggtattttttttttaattggaatggaatgtttcagttttggAGTGTTTTGGCGcgccgtttcggggttgtactattcatatatatatatatatatatatatatatatatatattcaacaaacataattcaaattcaagataaattaattataaattatacaatacaaacagaatgccaaacaaatataattttaaaatttaaaatatttctaaataatcaagattaaataaatctttaacttaaagtaattgaacttaaacaaaatatcaaaatattatgaaagtaaaatattttaacacaaatattttaaatataaagttaggtcaatgttattaaggctaatgagaTCTAAAGCATCTCTTGtttcactaccagaaattcgcttaATACCAACGGAATTATTCTATGGGCAATTTGAGGTTGCCATTACCGACCGAATTTACTCTGTCGGTAAGTTCGTTGGTATCTACTAACAGAATTACGGATGGAATGTTgagaatataaaaacaaaaggcggTTTGCTGACGTGGAGGTTATTGCGGGTATTTTTTACCGACAAaatcaccgagggattcaaaacgGCAGCTCCGTATGGTGACGTGCCCTGTTTTTCGTCTGACGAGCCGATGGAATCACAGACGGAATATGTTCGTCGGTGAAGCCGTCagtaaaagttaatatatcccCTCTCtaccgaccctctcctcccctacttcttcttcttcttccccatctcAACTCTCCCTAACTGCAAACAATCagcctcaaaaaaaaaaaaaatctccctcttctcagcacaacaaattatatttcttgaagtcttCTCGTCAtaacatccgtgttctgatttacaaacggatttttatcagtttttataagtaattctatctttttaaattttaatatttaaatgtgaattttattatttttttagtatatatattttgttagtagatgttcatgttttattgttatttctcaatcaaacttgtagtatatgaatgtataattttatacttgttatggtttgttttagattttgtaagattgtatttgcttgtaaattgttgaaactttattgaattaccgaattacatgtgttgttttgaaataattaatagcttgtttaatgagtccgttttaatttttatcatcaatggtattgcggagttgtaatttttgtaaattgatatatatgtattaatttgtatggacgttgataattgataatgaatatttaatatttataagaagttgtaattggtttattggataatctcgaggtaaactaatatttttgcaaatttattaacctaacatagttaattaatacatgttgtcatcataattttatagaggttcgatataagtcatggatgatcgttcatggatgtatcgagattcaccctaaGGATTGCGAATGAtagattattgtaacggggttcagggttttattaattttgcaatatctattcctagaaattttactggaggcggtattaggtgtccatacaggaagtgtcaaaataaaaagtatatgcatccagatgttgtaacgatgcatctctCTAcaaaagggtttatggagaattaccagtgttggtatgtatacggagaagtatttgttagtaagaggagaatgggagaaacggtggttgggtcaacttctagtgctagcaatgtgcatgaagcggcaaatgaTAACACTAAttcttacaggaatatggttatggatgcaatgagaatgaatcaaggtaatgtcagtcaatgtccaattgtaaaagaagaacctaatgtagatgcaacaacgttttttgatttgttgaaagattctgatgaaccattatgggatggttgcacgaatcacagtaaattattggccatagcacaagtgttcaccatcaagtcagatcacgggttgagtgaggtcgggtatgacaagattattgaatgagcgagaagcattttacctgaagggaacatgctgaaagagaacttctatgctgtgAAGTCCATGACGAAACCCCTCAGTTTAGGATactaaaaaattgacatgtgccctaacttttgcatgttatattaccttgaaaatgctgagatgactgagtgcatgacatgcgggcattcccgttacaaacccagaactggtagaggaaagactctagtggcatataaaaaacttagatacttcccaatcacatctagactgcagaggttattcatgtcaccaaggattgttgagcacatgacatgacaccaatcacatgatgcggttgatAGAGTGATGGTGCATCTTTCTGACGATGAAACGTGGAAACACTtgaacagtgtgcatcctcacttttcagctgaatcaaggaacgtgcgtcttgggttgtgtacagatagattcaacccattcgggccATTTATTGCtacttattcttgttggccggtcatactaaTGGTTTATAACTttccaccggggatgtgtatgaggccggagttcatgtttttatctatgatcATACTAGGTCCGAGCAGCCCGGTCCAGAATgtagatgtttgtcttcaactgttgattgatgagttgtcGCAGTTGTGGTCTTttagagctttgacttatgatatatcgaggaaacaaaatttccttatgagggcggctttgatgtggactatcaatgattttccagcttatggaatgctttctggttggagcatgcaTGGGAAACTAGCATGTCTATACt is part of the Populus nigra chromosome 8, ddPopNigr1.1, whole genome shotgun sequence genome and harbors:
- the LOC133701511 gene encoding putative UPF0481 protein At3g02645 → MSSQQPTMPCTRSNSDFDEYQWVINIGRALEKELEEDGDESPVCIFTVPKTLMSSDPDSYTPQQLSLGPYHYRRAGLHEMERYKLSAAKKLQNQLQSHRFENLVEQLIKLEPQIRACYHKYLDFKAETLAWMMALDVSFLLEFLQIYSVRETKMLSRAPSGMSHLLDYSKRKSAHHVILRDMVMLENQVPQFILRKVLKFQYMSAELADEMLLSMVIGLAKELSPFKMIELPKTTEVLEHSHLLDFLYDIIVPKVEGPIEIVLEEVADQIESDNQQEEERSGVDSSYVKQLLTVTWNMVSQLKITPVRLLKNISSSMAIKLKLSRTILSKLKNPDDHENEDSSRSTKNKPPLVEEITIPSVTQLSKYGVSFIPTKGNISTVAFDKEKAAFHLPTISLDSNSEVMFRNLVAYEISSASGPLLFTRYIELMNGIVDTEEDARLLRESGIILNRLKSDEEVANMLNGMSNCKCIRLTKVPFLDKVIEDVNKYYDSLWMVRMKRFMKRSVFSSWQYLTMLAAILLFLLMAMEVFCSFYQCARIFHIDIFNTSSS